One genomic window of Candidatus Kuenenia stuttgartiensis includes the following:
- the serA gene encoding phosphoglycerate dehydrogenase, translating to MLVLIADDLPDVCNEILQNAGVEVLKKTGLKPPELDAVIKMCDGVIVRSNTKLTAPVLEKSEKLKAICRAGVGVDNIDVPAATKKGIVVMNTPAGNIISTAEHTIALLCSLSRFVPQACASVKEGKWEKKKFTGQQLTGKTFGIIGLGRVGRQVAKRAAALEMKVIGYDPFITTEISSQYNIHIVKNLRDLLAQADYITIHVTLNKETKNLITSKEFSLMKKGVQIINCARGGVICEEDLYNAIKTGQVAGAALDVFEEEPPKDNKLLQLEEVIATPHLGASTEEAQYAVAIEAAEQMAAALTGKGYKNAVNLSPYSPEEYASLKSYLALAEKMGSFLTQINNAGIQTLDIVYTGEISHKNIRIVTDSLIVGLLKPSLEEGVNLVSAPTLLAERGIKVNVTTSSNACDFSSLVAAKITTSNGETCISGTVFGKNEPRLVDINGYGVEAILNEQILVLFGRDKPGFIGQVGSLLGNKNINIAHMTFGRKEVGGNTISILNIDAVPPQDCLNEIKQLNHIDAAFLVQL from the coding sequence ATGTTAGTCTTAATCGCAGACGATCTTCCTGACGTATGTAACGAAATACTACAAAATGCCGGGGTTGAAGTTTTAAAGAAAACCGGTTTAAAACCGCCTGAATTAGATGCTGTTATAAAAATGTGCGATGGCGTTATCGTGAGAAGCAATACAAAACTCACCGCTCCTGTGCTCGAAAAAAGTGAAAAGCTGAAAGCCATTTGCCGTGCGGGCGTGGGCGTCGACAATATAGATGTTCCTGCCGCTACAAAAAAAGGCATTGTCGTCATGAATACCCCCGCAGGCAATATCATTTCAACGGCAGAACATACCATTGCCTTGCTTTGTTCTCTCTCGCGTTTCGTTCCCCAGGCATGTGCGTCGGTGAAGGAAGGGAAGTGGGAGAAAAAGAAATTTACAGGTCAGCAGCTCACCGGAAAAACATTTGGCATCATAGGACTAGGCAGGGTGGGCAGACAAGTGGCAAAACGGGCGGCTGCCTTAGAGATGAAAGTAATTGGCTATGATCCTTTTATAACCACTGAAATTTCATCACAGTATAACATACATATTGTAAAAAACCTTAGAGATCTTTTGGCACAGGCAGACTATATCACGATTCACGTTACGCTTAACAAAGAAACGAAGAACCTTATAACAAGCAAAGAATTTTCACTCATGAAGAAAGGCGTCCAAATAATAAATTGCGCAAGAGGCGGCGTTATTTGCGAAGAAGATCTTTATAACGCCATTAAAACAGGACAGGTTGCCGGCGCGGCCCTGGACGTATTTGAAGAAGAACCTCCAAAGGATAATAAGTTACTACAACTGGAAGAGGTCATTGCGACGCCACATTTAGGAGCATCCACCGAAGAAGCGCAATATGCGGTTGCGATTGAGGCAGCGGAACAGATGGCCGCAGCCCTTACCGGAAAAGGATATAAAAACGCCGTGAACCTTTCTCCCTATAGTCCGGAAGAGTATGCCAGCCTGAAGTCCTATCTTGCCCTTGCAGAAAAAATGGGATCTTTTTTAACACAAATAAATAATGCGGGCATTCAGACATTAGATATTGTTTATACGGGAGAGATTTCTCATAAAAATATTCGAATCGTTACCGATAGCCTTATAGTAGGGTTGCTCAAGCCGAGCCTTGAAGAAGGCGTAAATCTTGTAAGCGCTCCGACCTTGCTCGCAGAACGTGGCATCAAGGTAAATGTCACGACCAGCAGCAATGCCTGTGATTTTAGCAGTCTTGTTGCCGCAAAAATTACTACTTCAAACGGAGAAACCTGTATTTCCGGAACCGTATTTGGCAAAAACGAACCAAGGCTGGTAGACATTAATGGTTATGGAGTTGAGGCCATTCTCAATGAACAGATACTCGTTCTGTTTGGCAGGGATAAGCCGGGTTTCATTGGACAGGTCGGCTCTCTTCTTGGCAACAAAAACATAAACATCGCACATATGACCTTCGGCAGGAAAGAAGTAGGGGGAAACACCATCAGTATTCTAAATATAGATGCGGTGCCGCCGCAAGATTGTCTAAATGAAATTAAACAACTAAACCACATTGATGCGGCATTTTTGGTACAACTCTAA
- a CDS encoding ABC transporter permease, which yields MNGALFCLAINTSRDVFRQPLFYVITGVGMFLTFLSLFFTLFAFGEEIRLMKDMGISTITVCCLVLVSMSAANALSKERESGTILTLLAKPVRSRDVVLGKFFGILIVATVEYLILGAFLVASLSLKNLIDLGVALFPSIIHFVSTTFLPLFYTFLQIEIMCAIAIAGSVYLSVSANLSCCVFVYIVGNLLGLVQNLFNANERHFLWLFAFLYTIFPNLEGVSAISMGYPSEGIDVRYILLMVVYAIAYTTLIIHIAFEMFERKECC from the coding sequence ATGAATGGCGCTCTGTTTTGTCTCGCAATTAATACATCAAGGGATGTTTTTCGGCAGCCCTTATTTTATGTAATTACCGGCGTTGGCATGTTTTTAACGTTTTTGTCCCTTTTTTTTACTCTGTTTGCCTTTGGTGAAGAGATCCGGCTGATGAAAGACATGGGCATTTCTACCATTACGGTGTGTTGTCTCGTATTGGTTTCCATGTCTGCGGCAAATGCTCTATCAAAAGAGAGAGAAAGTGGCACTATTTTGACGCTGTTGGCAAAACCAGTGCGTAGTCGTGATGTTGTCCTCGGAAAGTTTTTTGGTATATTGATAGTGGCGACCGTGGAATATTTAATATTAGGGGCTTTTTTAGTTGCTTCCCTGTCTTTGAAAAATCTGATAGATCTTGGCGTGGCACTTTTCCCCTCCATTATACACTTCGTGAGCACTACCTTTCTCCCGCTTTTCTATACATTTTTACAGATAGAAATAATGTGTGCAATAGCAATCGCGGGGTCTGTTTATTTGTCAGTGTCGGCTAATTTGAGTTGTTGTGTGTTTGTCTATATTGTTGGAAACCTGCTAGGTCTTGTTCAAAACCTTTTCAATGCGAATGAGCGCCATTTCTTGTGGCTGTTTGCATTTTTGTACACAATTTTCCCGAATCTGGAAGGGGTGAGTGCTATAAGCATGGGTTATCCTTCGGAAGGGATTGACGTTCGTTATATTTTGCTTATGGTCGTTTATGCCATTGCGTATACAACGCTTATTATTCACATAGCATTTGAAATGTTTGAAAGAAAAGAATGTTGCTGA
- a CDS encoding coiled-coil domain-containing protein, which yields MKHWVYIAVLLVFIYLPVVLFVQKSAIGQTSGQEVFDKLTDFQKSLRDWMRNIDNLSAQFSELNKDVKETIAPLKESSKIIKDLEGKMNKIVSRLEKVEQVTSIEDVKNTLDSFGKTFDVFKKLFSDLKKRVEDQEVKTTVLEKKYQEAETPLAPFKKALEDINKLVTDKFAEQEKILAAAEVNIKTRTEALDQQIKIFEEFDRRVKNLERRGVVSSGTATAAVVVASPEVKVTPVAEAVGTETVVAAKEEPVAREPSPEEEGFNEAGEGFYVRNVKLLPFGSSAQIEGEIKNLSGKDQSIANFEIKVYDKKDLVLFMQDFSIRSFKNEAIRKFNEIITGYSPVDIARYEVLAKRRY from the coding sequence ATGAAGCACTGGGTTTATATTGCTGTTTTGCTGGTATTTATATATTTACCTGTGGTTTTATTTGTGCAAAAAAGTGCTATAGGACAAACAAGCGGACAGGAAGTTTTTGATAAGCTGACGGATTTTCAAAAATCACTGAGGGACTGGATGCGCAATATTGATAACCTTAGCGCACAGTTCTCTGAACTGAATAAAGACGTAAAGGAGACCATCGCTCCCCTGAAAGAATCCAGCAAAATCATAAAAGATCTTGAAGGAAAAATGAATAAAATTGTTTCAAGACTGGAAAAGGTGGAACAAGTGACCTCTATTGAAGATGTGAAAAATACACTTGATTCTTTTGGCAAAACATTTGATGTCTTTAAAAAACTGTTTTCTGATTTAAAGAAAAGAGTTGAAGACCAGGAGGTGAAAACAACTGTTCTTGAAAAAAAATATCAAGAAGCCGAAACACCATTAGCCCCTTTTAAAAAGGCGCTTGAAGACATAAATAAACTGGTTACCGATAAATTTGCAGAGCAGGAAAAAATCCTTGCCGCCGCAGAGGTAAATATAAAAACACGTACAGAGGCGCTGGATCAACAAATAAAAATTTTTGAAGAGTTTGACCGAAGGGTGAAAAATTTGGAGAGACGGGGAGTTGTTTCTTCTGGTACTGCTACGGCGGCGGTCGTGGTGGCATCTCCGGAAGTCAAGGTGACGCCGGTGGCTGAAGCCGTAGGTACGGAAACGGTTGTGGCCGCAAAGGAAGAACCGGTTGCGCGCGAGCCGTCTCCCGAAGAAGAAGGTTTTAATGAGGCAGGAGAGGGGTTTTATGTGAGGAATGTAAAACTGCTTCCTTTTGGATCTTCCGCACAAATCGAGGGGGAGATAAAAAATTTGTCCGGAAAAGATCAAAGTATTGCTAATTTTGAAATAAAGGTATACGACAAAAAGGATTTGGTTTTGTTCATGCAGGATTTTTCAATAAGATCTTTTAAGAATGAAGCTATCAGAAAGTTTAACGAAATTATTACCGGTTATTCGCCGGTAGATATTGCAAGGTACGAGGTGTTGGCGAAGAGGAGATACTGA